In a single window of the Solea solea chromosome 14, fSolSol10.1, whole genome shotgun sequence genome:
- the LOC131472905 gene encoding ubiquitin carboxyl-terminal hydrolase 37-like, whose protein sequence is MLKHCCQQLYVFSVITLFFFITRNLLKEEHSTEELCPSTSLPHRSKTPRQQQFRNRGLPNPAMFCYMNSCLQSLLTLKDFVRDMGSQELVQALIPETKLMRSFLDISKFHLSDDTHKMELLHAFKSEVALQNPEFCDHQQKDAHEFLIAVLEQMRKLGKKAVKMGQDYRCPVTKHMMFKMRNTRTCKTCGAKSERLELFSNLSLDLTPGATVKQLLNNYRREMELDYKCDCGACTSVQRSTFATLPKVLILQLKRFKFTEDLEVTKVYDNIILQRELHLSSRKGAVSYMLVSCISHLSSSARIGHYICDGVYPDAGQADLADLWHTYDDSFVRETCAASVCKLRGEYAYILFYQRQD, encoded by the exons ATGCTAAAACATTGCTGTCAGCAGCTTTACGTTTTCAGTGtcatcactttgtttttctttatcacCAGAAACTTACTGAAAGAGGAGCACAGCACAGAGGAGCTCTGTCCGTCCACTTCCCTGCCACACAGGAGCAAAACCCCGAGACAGCAGCAATTCAGGAATCGTGG GCTCCCAAACCCTGCAATGTTCTGCTACATGAACTCCTGCCTGCAGAGCCTCCTCACACTGAAGGACTTTGTCAGAGACATGGGCAGTCAGGAGCTGGTCCAGGCTCTAATCCCTGAGACAAAGCTCATGAG ATCATTTTTGGACATCAGTAAATTTCACTTGTCTGATGATACTCATAAAATGGAGCTCCTCCATGCCTTTAAGAGTGAGGTGGCTCTGCAGAATCCAGAGTTTTGTGATCACCAACAGAAA gacGCTCATGAGTTCCTCATTGCTGTGCTCGAGCAGATGAGGAAACTGGGgaaaaaggctgtgaaaatggGCCAAGACTACAGGTGTCCAGTGACCAAACATATGATGTTCAAAATGAGGAACACGAGAACATGCAAGAC GTGCGGTGCTAAATCAGAACGACTGGAGTTATTTTCAAACCTGTCCCTGGACTTGACCCCTGGAGCAACAGTGAAACAACTGCTCAATAATTACAGACGA GAGATGGAGTTGGATTACAAGTGCGATTGCGGTGCATGTACATCGGTCCAGCGCTCGACATTTGCCACGTTGCCAAA AGTGTTGATCTTACAACTCAAGCGCTTCAAGTTTACCGAGGACTTGGAGGTGACAAAGGTATACGACAATATCATCCTCCAACGAGAGCTGCATTTGTCGTCCAGAAAG GGTGCCGTCTCCTACATGTTGGTCAGCTGCATTAGCCATTTGAGCAGCTCAGCAAGAATTG GACACTACATCTGTGACGGGGTGTATCCAGATGCTGGACAGGCGGACCTCGCAGACCTCTGGCACACCTACGATGACAGTTTTGTCAGAGAAACGTGCGCCGCCTCCGTGTGCAAACTGCGGGGAGAATATGcttatatattattttaccaACGACAG gACTAG
- the LOC131472915 gene encoding serine/arginine repetitive matrix protein 1-like, which produces MTAFLYQKSPAVVDDVAIKERQFLSYQKSVFTDKAPAANKENKLSWGSRLFGQNKENHEKQKQSILTSAHKKTHETKEQKKLSWWKRFKNRSQVSSAPREQREPEKKRISNTQRHTREAQDEGKATAGAANRRENTSRCKRLFRLGVEKEKTPRNEKQSFTIPTNPNKKMPEKPIRCLRSEVIPTTLELLIPERRCRSTFAKQTTVEVKGTEPVPPINPPKKIIRMPDGSTVRYTLATIPEEQQNAGKRPSAPPQHTTVEAQDTVQVSPTKSPRKKQIRFLDVSTGGSRIAADTEKLQRCPSPHPRHKKVEFKDTGQVSPIESPKSRQFESLGFSNPAATIYISPGPKDFVREESLEVELAYRHLQATLKRCCRHKQL; this is translated from the exons ATGACTGCTTTTCTTTACCAG AAATCGCCAGCTGTTGTAGATGATGTGGCAATAAAGGAAAGACAGTTCCTCAGCTACCAGAAGAG TGTCTTCACCGACAAAGCTCCAGCTGCCAACAAGGAGAACAAACTCTCATGGGGCAGTCGACTATTTGGCCAG aataaagaaaatcatgaaaaacaaaagcaaag TATTCTCACTtcagcacacaaaaaaacacacgaaACCAAAGAGCAAAAGAAGCTGAGTTGGTGGAAACGGTTTAAG AATAGAAGTCAGGTATCGTCGGCGCCGAGGGAGCAGCGCGAACCAGAGAAGAAGCGAATCTCCAACACTCAAAGACACACAAGGGAGGCTCAAGATGAAGGCAAAGCCACGGCCGGTGCCGCCAACAGAAGGGAAAATACGTCACGGTGTAAACGTCTCTTTCGTCTAGGCGTG gaaaaagaaaagactccTAGAAATGAAAAGCAAAG CTTCACAATTCCaacaaacccaaacaaaaaGATGCCGGAGAAGCCCATTCGGTGTCTACGTTCTGAG GTTATACCAACCACACTGGAGCTGCTGATCCCAGAGAGGAGATGTCGCTCCACCTTCGCCAAACAGACAACGGTGGAGGTTAAAGGCACAGAACCCGTGCCCCCCATCAATCCACCTAAGAAGATTATCAGGATGCCTGA TGGCTCCACTGTTAGATATACGCTTGCAACAATCCCCGAAGAGCAGCAGAACGCAGGGAAGCGTCCCTCCGCGCCCCCCCAACACACGACTGTGGAGGCTCAAGACACAGTCCAAGTGTCTCCCACCAAATCCCCCAGGAAAAAGCAGATTAGGTTTCTTGA TGTCTCCACCGGTGGATCTAGGATAGCAGCCGACACCGAAAAGCTGCAGAGGTGTCCGTCCCCCCACCCCCGACACAAAAAGGTGGAGTTTAAAGACACAGGCCAAGTGTCCCCCATCGAATCCCCCAAGAGCAGGCAGTTTGAGAGTCTTGG TTTCTCAAACCCAGCAGCAACCATCTACATCAGCCCTGGACCAAAGGACTTTGTCAGAGAAGAGAGTTTGGAGGTGGAATTGGCTTATAGACATTTACAGGCAACATTGAAGAGGTGCTGCAGACACAAGCAACTATAA